A DNA window from Camelina sativa cultivar DH55 chromosome 13, Cs, whole genome shotgun sequence contains the following coding sequences:
- the LOC104736615 gene encoding ent-kaurene oxidase, chloroplastic isoform X2 produces MAFFSILLGFVVSSFIFVIFFKKLLSFTRKNMSEVSTLPSVPVVPGFPVIGNLLELKEKKPHKTFTRWSEVYGPIYSIKMGSSSLIVLNSTETAKEAMVTRFSSISTRKLSKALTVLTCDKSMVATSDYDDFHKLVKRCILNGLLGANAQKRKRHYRDTLIENVSSKLHAHTRDYPQEPVNFRAIFEHELFGVALKQAFGKDVESIYVKELGVTLSRDEIFKILVHDMMEGAIDVDWRDFFPYLKWIPNKSFETRIQQMHKRRLAVMNALIQDRLKQNDSETDDDCYLNYLMSEAKTLTMEQIAILVWETIIETADTTLVTTEWAIYELAKHPSVQDLLCKEIQNVCGGETIKEEQLPQVPYLNGVFHETLRKYSPAPLVPIRYAHEDTQIGGYHVPAGSEIAINIYGCNMDKKRWERPEEWLPERFLDNGKYESSDLHKTMAFGAGKRVCAGALQASLMAGIAIGRLVQEFEWKLRDGEEENVDTYGLTSQKLYPLMAIINPRRS; encoded by the exons ATGGCCTTCTTCTCCATTCTCCTTGGTTTTGTTGTCTCCTCCTTCatcttcgtcatcttcttcaagAAACTACTCTCCTTCACCAGAAAGAACATGTCTGAGGTTTCTACTCTCCCCTCTGTTCCGG TGGTGCCAGGGTTTCCGGTTATTGGGAACTTGCTGGAACTAAAAGAGAAGAAGCCTCACAAGACTTTCACTAGATGGTCAGAGGTTTATGGTCCTATCTACTCTATAAAGATGGGTTCTTCCTCTCTTATAGTTCTCAATTCAACTGAGACTGCCAAAGAG GCCATGGTTACTCGGTTTTCATCCATTTCAACAAGGAAGTTGTCAAAAGCGTTGACGGTCCTCACTTGTGACAAGTCTATGGTTGCTACAAGTGATTATGATGATTTCCACAAATTGGTGAAACGGTGTATCTTGAATGGCCTTTTGGGTGCTAATGCACAG aaACGAAAAAGACACTACAGAGATACCCTCATTGAGAATGTGTCTTCCAAGTTGCATGCCCACACGAGGGACTATCCACAAGAACCTGTAAACTTCAGGGCTATATTTGAGCATGAGCTTTTCGGAGTGGCCTTAAAGCAA GCCTTTGGGAAAGATGTAGAGTCCATTTACGTTAAGGAACTCGGTGTGACTTTGTCTAGAGACGAGATCTTCAAGATTTTAGTGCATGACATGATGGAGGGTGCAATTGATGTTGATTGGAGAGACTTCTTCCCATACTTAAAATGGATTCCGAATAAAAGTTTCGAAACAAGAATCCAGCAAATGCATAAACGTAGACTCGCTGTAATGAATGCTCTTATTCAAGATCGACTGAAACAGAATGATTCGGAAACG GATGATGATTGCTATCTCAACTACTTGATGTCGGAAGCCAAAACACTAACCATGGAGCAAATTGCAATCTTGGTTTGGGAGACAATTATTGAGACAGCTGACACTACTTTGGTCACAACTGAATGGGCGATCTATGAGCTCGCAAAGCATCCAAGTGTCCAAGATCTTCTGTGTAAAGAAATCCAAAATGTCTGCGGAGGAGAAACTATCAAAGAAGAGCAATTGCCTCAAGTTCCTTATCTCAATGGAGTCTTCCATGAAACACTTAGGAAATACAGTCCAGCTCCTCTAGTTCCCATTCGCTATGCCCACGAGGATACCCAAATCGGAGGATATCATGTCCCTGCAGGAAGTGAG ATAGCAATAAACATATATGGATGCAACATGGACAAGAAGCGTTGGGAGAGACCAGAGGAGTGGTTGCCGGAGAGGTTTCTAGATAATGGAAAATACGAATCGTCGGATCTTCACAAGACAATGGCGTTTGGAGCGGGGAAGAGGGTTTGCGCTGGTGCACTTCAAGCATCTCTCATGGCAGGCATTGCCATTGGGAGATTAGTTCAAGAATTTGAATGGAAGCTTAGAGACGGCGAAGAAGAGAATGTGGATACTTATGGCTTGACCTCTCAGAAGCTATATCCTCTGATGGCTATTATCAATCCAAGACGTTCTTAA
- the LOC104736613 gene encoding auxin-responsive protein IAA28: MEEEKRLELRLAPPCHQFTSNNKSNGSKQRSSTKETSFVSNNRVDAAPVVGWPPVRSSRRNLAAQLKEEMKKRESDHEEKELYVKINMEGVPIGRKVNLSAFNNYQQLSHAVDQLFSKKDSWDLNRQYTLVYEDTEGDKVLVGDVPWEMFVSTVKRLHVLKTFNASSLSPRKHGKE, from the exons atggaagaagagaagagattggAGCTAAGGCTGGCTCCTCCCTGCCACCAATTCACTTCCAACAACAAGAGCAATGGATCTAAGCAAAGAAGCTCGACCAAAGAAACATCATTTGTTTCCAATAACAG GGTTGACGCAGCACCGGTGGTGGGATGGCCGCCGGTGAGATCATCCCGGCGAAACCTAGCGGCACAGCTAAAAGAGGAaatgaagaagagggagagtGATCATGAAGAGAAAGAGTTGTACGTAAAGATCAACATGGAAGGAGTTCCCATAGGAAGAAAAGTCAACCTCTCAGCTTTTAACAACTACCAACAGCTTTCACATGCCGTTGACCAACTCTTCTCTAAGAAAGATTCGTGGGATCTAAACAGACAGTACACTTTGGTCTACGAAGACACTGAAGGAGATAAAGTTCTGGTCGGAGATGTTCCGTGGGA GATGTTTGTATCGACCGTGAAGAGGTTGCATGTTTTGAAGACCTTCAACGCCTCCTCGCTCTCTC CTAGAAAACATGGCAAGGAATAG
- the LOC104736616 gene encoding receptor-like protein 12 has product MTLLPLLILFFFLASIPVSVFCQINDRSTLLNLKRVLRDPPSLRLWNDTSSPCNWPEITCTAGNVTEINFQNQNFTGTVPTTICDFPNLKSLNLSFNFFSGEFPTILYNCTKLTYLDLSQNYFNGSLPDDINRLSPELKYLDLAANSFAGDIPKNIGRLSKLKVLNLYQSEYDGTFPPEIGDLFELEELQLALNDKFTPAKLPTEFGKLKKLKYMWLSEMNLIGEISAVDFENMTDLIHVDLSVNNLTGRIPDGLFGLKNLTNLYLYANDLTGEIPKSISAVNMVMLDLSVNNLTGSIPVSIGNLKKLELLSLYNNELTGEIPPVIGKLPELKDLLIFSNKLTGEIPAEIGLNQKLERFRVSENQLTGKLPENLCNGGKLQDVIVFSNNLTGEIPESLGGCETLLKVQLQNNGFSGSIDISTDKIKGQVPDRLWLLLNLEYVNLSNNTFTGKIPYFICEWRSLIVLDLSTNKFNGSIPRCMGNLSTLKVLNLRKNHLSGSVPENISTSVTSLDIGHNQLVGKLPRSLVRISSLEVLNVEGNKISDTFPFWLGSLRELQILVLRSNAFHGSIHQTGYSKLRIIDLSRNHFNATLPLNFFVNWTAMFSLGNTGDQYMGTNYYSDSIVVMNKGIEMEMVRILTIFTAIDFSGNKFEGEIPRSIGLLKELHVLNLSNNGFTGHIPSSMGNLRELESLDVSQNKLSGEIPQELGNLSYLAYMNFSHNQFAGLVPGGTQFQTQPCSSFANNPGLVGLSLKIVCVEIHEKTSQQYEMPELGEDEEDVINWTAAAVGLIPGIAFGLTMGYITGFL; this is encoded by the coding sequence ATGACTCTTTTACCCTTActcattcttttcttcttcctcgccTCAATACCCGTATCTGTCTTTTGCCAAATCAACGACCGGTCAACGCTACTAAACCTGAAACGCGTTCTCCGCGACCCACCGTCTCTCCGGCTATGGAACGACACATCTTCACCGTGCAACTGGCCGGAGATCACTTGCACCGCTGGAAACGTTACCGAGATTAATTTCCAGAACCAGAACTTTACCGGGACAGTTCCGACGACGATTTGCGATTTCCCGAATCTCAAATCCCTAAATTTGTCGTTTAATTTTTTCTCCGGTGAGTTTCCAACGATTCTTTACAACTGCACAAAGCTTACATATCTCGATCTCTCTCAGAACTACTTCAACGGCTCGCTCCCCGACGACATCAACCGTCTCTCACCGGAACTTAAGTATCTCGACCTCGCGGCTAACTCCTTCGCCGGAGATATCCCAAAAAACATCGGACGACTTTCGAAGCTCAAGGTATTGAATCTGTACCAGAGCGAATACGACGGCACGTTCCCGCCGGAGATCGGAGACTTGTTCGAGCTCGAAGAACTTCAATTAGCGTTAAACGATAAATTTACTCCGGCGAAGCTTCCGACGGAGTTTGGGAAACTGAAGAAACTCAAGTACATGTGGTTATCGGAGATGAACCTGATCGGAGAAATCTCAGCCGTTGATTTCGAAAACATGACGGATCTTATTCACGTTGACTTATCGGTCAATAATTTAACGGGTCGGATCCCAGATGGTTTATTCGGGTTGAAGAATCTCACTAATCTTTATCTCTACGCTAATGATCTAACCGGAGAGATCCCCAAATCTATCTCGGCGGTTAACATGGTAATGCTTGATCTCTCTGTTAATAATTTAACCGGTTCGATTCCGGTATCAATCGGAAATCTAAAGAAATTAGAGCTTTTGAGCTTGTACAACAACGAGTTAACCGGGGAAATTCCACCGGTTATCGGAAAATTACCGGAATTAAAGGACTTGCTGATCTTTAGCAACAAATTAACCGGAGAAATACCGGCGGAGATTGGGTTAAATCAGAAGCTGGAGCGGTTTAGAGTTTCAGAGAATCAGTTAACCGGGAAGTTACCGGAGAATTTGTGTAACGGAGGTAAGCTTCAAGATGTGATTGTGTTCTCGAACAATCTCACCGGAGAAATCCCGGAGTCTCTCGGAGGTTGTGAGACACTCTTGAAGGTTCAGTTACAGAACAATGGCTTCTCCGGCTCAATAGACATTTCCACCGACAAAATCAAAGGTCAAGTTCCTGACCGGTTATGGTTGCTACTAAATTTGGAGTACGTGAATCTTTCCAACAACACTTTCACTGGAAAGATTCCATATTTTATATGTGAGTGGCGCTCTCTAATCGTTCTCGATTTATCTACCAACAAATTCAATGGTTCAATCCCTCGTTGCATGGGAAATTTAAGTACTCTAAAAGTTTTAAATCTTAGAAAAAATCATCTTAGTGGAAGTGTTCCAGAGAATATATCTACAAGTGTAACATCGCTTGACATTGGTCATAACCAACTCGTGGGAAAGCTTCCAAGATCTTTGGTCCGCATATCTTCTCTTGAAGTTCTCAATGTGGAGGGCAACAAAATCAGTGACACATTTCCTTTTTGGTTAGGTTCTCTACGAGAGCTACAAATTCTTGTCCTTCGCTCCAATGCATTTCATGGATCGATACATCAAACCGGATATTCTAAGTTGCGAATCATCGACCTATCCCGTAATCACTTCAATGCAACTTtgccactaaatttttttgtcaattggACTGCAATGTTCTCACTTGGAAATACTGGAGATCAGTACATGGGCACAAACTATTACAGTGATTCAATAGTTGTGATGAATAAAGGCATAGAAATGGAGATGGTACGTATCCTAACAATCTTTACTGCAATTGACTTTTCTGGCAACAAATTTGAAGGAGAGATTCCAAGGTCCATTGGTCTACTAAAAGAGCTTCATGTGCTAAACTTGTCAAACAATGGTTTCACTGGCCACATCCCATCATCAATGGGAAACCTGAGAGAGCTGGAATCACTAGATGTTTCTCAAAATAAGCTTTCAGGAGAAATTCCACAAGAGCTAGGGAACCTTTCATACCTTGCGTACATGAACTTCTCTCATAACCAATTTGCAGGTCTAGTACCAGGGGGCACTCAGTTTCAAACACAACCTTGCTCATCTTTCGCGAACAACCCGGGACTCGTTGGCCTTTCACTTAAAATAGTTTGTGTAGAAATCCACGAGAAAACATCGCAACAATACGAAATGCCAGAgcttggagaagatgaagaagatgtgaTAAATTGGACAGCAGCCGCAGTTGGACTCATACCTGGTATTGCCTTTGGATTGACGATGGGATATATTACTGGTTTCCTATAA
- the LOC104736615 gene encoding ent-kaurene oxidase, chloroplastic isoform X3 — protein MGSSSLIVLNSTETAKEAMVTRFSSISTRKLSKALTVLTCDKSMVATSDYDDFHKLVKRCILNGLLGANAQKRKRHYRDTLIENVSSKLHAHTRDYPQEPVNFRAIFEHELFGVALKQAFGKDVESIYVKELGVTLSRDEIFKILVHDMMEGAIDVDWRDFFPYLKWIPNKSFETRIQQMHKRRLAVMNALIQDRLKQNDSETKQDDDCYLNYLMSEAKTLTMEQIAILVWETIIETADTTLVTTEWAIYELAKHPSVQDLLCKEIQNVCGGETIKEEQLPQVPYLNGVFHETLRKYSPAPLVPIRYAHEDTQIGGYHVPAGSEIAINIYGCNMDKKRWERPEEWLPERFLDNGKYESSDLHKTMAFGAGKRVCAGALQASLMAGIAIGRLVQEFEWKLRDGEEENVDTYGLTSQKLYPLMAIINPRRS, from the exons ATGGGTTCTTCCTCTCTTATAGTTCTCAATTCAACTGAGACTGCCAAAGAG GCCATGGTTACTCGGTTTTCATCCATTTCAACAAGGAAGTTGTCAAAAGCGTTGACGGTCCTCACTTGTGACAAGTCTATGGTTGCTACAAGTGATTATGATGATTTCCACAAATTGGTGAAACGGTGTATCTTGAATGGCCTTTTGGGTGCTAATGCACAG aaACGAAAAAGACACTACAGAGATACCCTCATTGAGAATGTGTCTTCCAAGTTGCATGCCCACACGAGGGACTATCCACAAGAACCTGTAAACTTCAGGGCTATATTTGAGCATGAGCTTTTCGGAGTGGCCTTAAAGCAA GCCTTTGGGAAAGATGTAGAGTCCATTTACGTTAAGGAACTCGGTGTGACTTTGTCTAGAGACGAGATCTTCAAGATTTTAGTGCATGACATGATGGAGGGTGCAATTGATGTTGATTGGAGAGACTTCTTCCCATACTTAAAATGGATTCCGAATAAAAGTTTCGAAACAAGAATCCAGCAAATGCATAAACGTAGACTCGCTGTAATGAATGCTCTTATTCAAGATCGACTGAAACAGAATGATTCGGAAACG AAACAGGATGATGATTGCTATCTCAACTACTTGATGTCGGAAGCCAAAACACTAACCATGGAGCAAATTGCAATCTTGGTTTGGGAGACAATTATTGAGACAGCTGACACTACTTTGGTCACAACTGAATGGGCGATCTATGAGCTCGCAAAGCATCCAAGTGTCCAAGATCTTCTGTGTAAAGAAATCCAAAATGTCTGCGGAGGAGAAACTATCAAAGAAGAGCAATTGCCTCAAGTTCCTTATCTCAATGGAGTCTTCCATGAAACACTTAGGAAATACAGTCCAGCTCCTCTAGTTCCCATTCGCTATGCCCACGAGGATACCCAAATCGGAGGATATCATGTCCCTGCAGGAAGTGAG ATAGCAATAAACATATATGGATGCAACATGGACAAGAAGCGTTGGGAGAGACCAGAGGAGTGGTTGCCGGAGAGGTTTCTAGATAATGGAAAATACGAATCGTCGGATCTTCACAAGACAATGGCGTTTGGAGCGGGGAAGAGGGTTTGCGCTGGTGCACTTCAAGCATCTCTCATGGCAGGCATTGCCATTGGGAGATTAGTTCAAGAATTTGAATGGAAGCTTAGAGACGGCGAAGAAGAGAATGTGGATACTTATGGCTTGACCTCTCAGAAGCTATATCCTCTGATGGCTATTATCAATCCAAGACGTTCTTAA
- the LOC109128353 gene encoding putative F-box/kelch-repeat protein At1g61540, with protein sequence MSSPSPVTEEETSILSLPNDFLFKCFARVSRLYYPTLSLVRKTFQSIVASSELYETRLRLNRTGKCLYLGMTFSFDLNTHWFTLYRKPNKNIADKSSGYHLDQVPSPNCLLLGGSSSVIARDVKRACPRPNGLSITAQLTPLLIADGSIIYKIGGAKSYRFKFGKRRHSSSVSVLDCRTHIWSSAPRMQLARSSSSTVSLVDGKIYVADRLKISSLSNSHAGENPRDVFLCTYTRCSLSVAGGFEDSNFSNWIEVYDPMTKSWGSVKNHCFMDIFDEYQIIIVVKTQKLRHMCRAIDSRSCITSSFCVVDNVLFIWDKEVFQWYDLRQINTIWCAKISVLWEECLPCQQQINTIWCAKISFEKRDGDEIWGKVEWFDDVLSVHSSGSLL encoded by the exons atgtcgtCTCCGTCTCCGGTGACAGAAGAGGAGACCTCGATCCTGTCACTTCCTAATGACTTTCTGTTCAAATGCTTCGCACGGGTCTCTAGATTGTACTATCCAACTCTCTCCCTCGTTCGCAAAACTTTCCAATCCATTGTTGCTTCATCGGAACTTTACGAAACCCGATTACGTTTAAACCGTACCGGGAAATGTCTCTATCTTGGCATGACCTTCTCTTTCGACCTTAACACACATTGGTTCACTCTCTACCGGAAACCTAATAAAAACATAGCCGACAAGTCAAGTGGCTATCATCTTGACCAAGTTCCGTCTCCCAATTGTTTGCTTCTTGGGGGATCGTCGAGTGTCATAGCTAGGGATGTCAAACGGGCATGCCCGCGCCCAAACGGACTGTCCATCACG GCCCAATTGACACCCCTACTCATAGCCGATGGTTCTATTATCTACAAAATCGGCGGTGCTAAATCTTATAGATTCAAATTCGGAAAGAGGCGCCattcttcttctgtctctgtCTTGGATTGTCGGACTCACATATGGAGTTCGGCTCCAAGAATGCAATTGGCCAGGAGCTCTTCCTCCACTGTGAGCTTAGTTGATGGTAAGATATATGTAGCTGATAGATTGAAGAT ATCGTCTCTCTCAAATTCTCACGCAGGAGAAA ACCCACGTGACGTCTTCCTTTGCACGTACACTCGGTGTAGCTTATCAGTAGCAGGAGGCTTCGAAGACTCCAATTTCTCGAACTGGATTGAAGTGTATGATCCAATGACCAAAAGTTGGGGATCCGTGAAGAACCATTGTTTCATGGACATATTCGATgaatatcaaattataattgtagtcaaaactcaaaagcttAG GCACATGTGTCGTGCAATAGACTCTAGGTCTTGCATAACCTCTAGTTTTTGTGTGGTAGACAACGTCTTGTTCATTTGGGATAAGGAAGTGTTCCAATGGTATGACTTAAG GCAGATTAATACGATTTGGTGTGCTAAGATATCGGTTTTATGGGAAGAGTGTCTGCCTTGTCAGCAGCAGATTAATACGATTTGGTGTGCTAAGATTAGTTTTGAAAAGCGTGATGGAGATGAGATTTGGGGGAAGGTTGAGTGGTTTGATGATGTGCTTAGTGTTCACTCTTCTGGTTCCTTGCTCTAG
- the LOC104736615 gene encoding ent-kaurene oxidase, chloroplastic isoform X1 produces MAFFSILLGFVVSSFIFVIFFKKLLSFTRKNMSEVSTLPSVPVVPGFPVIGNLLELKEKKPHKTFTRWSEVYGPIYSIKMGSSSLIVLNSTETAKEAMVTRFSSISTRKLSKALTVLTCDKSMVATSDYDDFHKLVKRCILNGLLGANAQKRKRHYRDTLIENVSSKLHAHTRDYPQEPVNFRAIFEHELFGVALKQAFGKDVESIYVKELGVTLSRDEIFKILVHDMMEGAIDVDWRDFFPYLKWIPNKSFETRIQQMHKRRLAVMNALIQDRLKQNDSETKQDDDCYLNYLMSEAKTLTMEQIAILVWETIIETADTTLVTTEWAIYELAKHPSVQDLLCKEIQNVCGGETIKEEQLPQVPYLNGVFHETLRKYSPAPLVPIRYAHEDTQIGGYHVPAGSEIAINIYGCNMDKKRWERPEEWLPERFLDNGKYESSDLHKTMAFGAGKRVCAGALQASLMAGIAIGRLVQEFEWKLRDGEEENVDTYGLTSQKLYPLMAIINPRRS; encoded by the exons ATGGCCTTCTTCTCCATTCTCCTTGGTTTTGTTGTCTCCTCCTTCatcttcgtcatcttcttcaagAAACTACTCTCCTTCACCAGAAAGAACATGTCTGAGGTTTCTACTCTCCCCTCTGTTCCGG TGGTGCCAGGGTTTCCGGTTATTGGGAACTTGCTGGAACTAAAAGAGAAGAAGCCTCACAAGACTTTCACTAGATGGTCAGAGGTTTATGGTCCTATCTACTCTATAAAGATGGGTTCTTCCTCTCTTATAGTTCTCAATTCAACTGAGACTGCCAAAGAG GCCATGGTTACTCGGTTTTCATCCATTTCAACAAGGAAGTTGTCAAAAGCGTTGACGGTCCTCACTTGTGACAAGTCTATGGTTGCTACAAGTGATTATGATGATTTCCACAAATTGGTGAAACGGTGTATCTTGAATGGCCTTTTGGGTGCTAATGCACAG aaACGAAAAAGACACTACAGAGATACCCTCATTGAGAATGTGTCTTCCAAGTTGCATGCCCACACGAGGGACTATCCACAAGAACCTGTAAACTTCAGGGCTATATTTGAGCATGAGCTTTTCGGAGTGGCCTTAAAGCAA GCCTTTGGGAAAGATGTAGAGTCCATTTACGTTAAGGAACTCGGTGTGACTTTGTCTAGAGACGAGATCTTCAAGATTTTAGTGCATGACATGATGGAGGGTGCAATTGATGTTGATTGGAGAGACTTCTTCCCATACTTAAAATGGATTCCGAATAAAAGTTTCGAAACAAGAATCCAGCAAATGCATAAACGTAGACTCGCTGTAATGAATGCTCTTATTCAAGATCGACTGAAACAGAATGATTCGGAAACG AAACAGGATGATGATTGCTATCTCAACTACTTGATGTCGGAAGCCAAAACACTAACCATGGAGCAAATTGCAATCTTGGTTTGGGAGACAATTATTGAGACAGCTGACACTACTTTGGTCACAACTGAATGGGCGATCTATGAGCTCGCAAAGCATCCAAGTGTCCAAGATCTTCTGTGTAAAGAAATCCAAAATGTCTGCGGAGGAGAAACTATCAAAGAAGAGCAATTGCCTCAAGTTCCTTATCTCAATGGAGTCTTCCATGAAACACTTAGGAAATACAGTCCAGCTCCTCTAGTTCCCATTCGCTATGCCCACGAGGATACCCAAATCGGAGGATATCATGTCCCTGCAGGAAGTGAG ATAGCAATAAACATATATGGATGCAACATGGACAAGAAGCGTTGGGAGAGACCAGAGGAGTGGTTGCCGGAGAGGTTTCTAGATAATGGAAAATACGAATCGTCGGATCTTCACAAGACAATGGCGTTTGGAGCGGGGAAGAGGGTTTGCGCTGGTGCACTTCAAGCATCTCTCATGGCAGGCATTGCCATTGGGAGATTAGTTCAAGAATTTGAATGGAAGCTTAGAGACGGCGAAGAAGAGAATGTGGATACTTATGGCTTGACCTCTCAGAAGCTATATCCTCTGATGGCTATTATCAATCCAAGACGTTCTTAA
- the LOC104736612 gene encoding NADP-dependent malic enzyme 3: MSTNSTQISDEYVSDNSSGVGGGISDVYGEDSATLDQLVTPWVTSVASGYTLMRDPRYNKGLAFTEKERDAHYITGLLPPVVLSQEVQEKKVMHNLRQYTVPLQRYMALMDLQERNERLFYKLLIDNVEELLPVVYTPTVGEACQKYGSIYRRPQGLYISLKEKGRILEVLKNWPQRGIQVIVVTDGERILGLGDLGCQGMGIPVGKLSLYTALGGIRPSACLPITIDVGTNNEKLLDDEFYIGLKQKRANGEEYSEFLHEFMCAVKQNYGEKVLVQFEDFANHHAFELLSKYCSTHLVFNDDIQGTASVVLAGLIAAQKVLGKSLADHTFLFLGAGEAGTGIAELIALKISKETGTPIDETRKNIWLVDSKGLIVSSRKESLQHFKQPWAHEHEPVKELLEAVNAIKPTVLIGTSGVGKTFTKEVVEAMATLNEKPLILALSNPTSQAECTAEEAYKWTKGRAIFASGSPFDPVEYNGKTFTPGQANNCYIFPGLGLGLIMSGAIRVRDDMLLAASEALASQVTEENFANGLIYPPFANIRKISANIAASVGDKTYELGLASNLPRPKNLLKMAESCMYSPVYRNFR; this comes from the exons ATGAGTACTAATTCAACTCAGATCTCCGACGAGTATGTCTCCGATAACAGTTCCGGCGTCGGTGGTGGAATCTCAGATGTTTACGGTGAAGATAGTGCTACATTGGATCAACTCGTCACTCCTTGGGTTACCTCCGTCGCAAG tGGGTATACATTGATGCGTGATCCTCGTTACAATAAAGGACTTGCCTTtactgagaaagagagagatgctCATTACATTACTGGTCTTCTTCCTCCTGTGGTTTTATCTCAAGAAGTTCAG GAGAAGAAGGTGATGCATAATCTTCGTCAGTACACGGTTCCTCTGCAGCGTTACATGGCTCTCATGGATCTTCAG GAAAGGAATGAGAGATTGTTTTATAAACTGTTGATTGATAATGTGGAGGAATTGCTTCCGGTTGTGTACACACCGACGGTTGGTGAGGCTTGTCAAAAGTATGGAAGCATTTATAGGAGGCCACAAGGTCTTTATATCAGCTTGAAAGAGAA GGGGAGGATTCTTGAAGTTTTGAAGAATTGGCCACAGAGAGGAATTCAAGTTATTGTTGTCACTGATGGTGAGCGCATTCTAGGTCTTGGTGATCTTGGTTGCCAG GGAATGGGAATCCCTGTTGGGAAGCTTTCACTTTACACAGCTTTGGGAGGAATCCGTCCATCGGCT TGCCTTCCAATCACAATTGATGTTGGTACAAACAATGAGAAGCTTTTGGATGATGAGTTTTACATTGGCCTTAAACAGAAGAGAGCAAACGGAGAG GAATACTCAGAGTTTTTGCATGAGTTCATGTGTGCtgttaaacaaaattatggAGAAAAAGTTTTGGTGCAG TTTGAAGATTTTGCTAACCACCATGCTTTTGAACTTCTCTCTAAGTACTGCTCTACTCATCTTGTTTTTAACGATGATATCCAA GGTACTGCATCAGTTGTGCTTGCTGGCCTAATTGCAGCTCAGAAAGTACTTGGTAAAAGCCTAGCTGACCATACCTTTTTGTTCTTGGGTGCTGGAGAG GCTGGAACCGGAATCGCTGAGCTCATTGCTCTTAAAATTTCGAAAGAG ACTGGTACACCAATTGATGAAACCAGGAAGAATATATGGCTTGTGGACTCAAAG GGACTAATTGTTAGCTCACGGAAAGAATCTCTTCAGCATTTTAAGCAGCCATGGGCGCATGAACATGAGCCCGTTAAGGAGCTCTTGGAAGCTGTTAAT GCAATCAAGCCAACTGTGCTTATTGGAACCTCTGGTGTGGGTAAGACTTTCACAAAGGAAGTAGTGGAGGCAATGGCCACTTTGAACGAG AAACCTTTGATTCTTGCTCTCTCAAACCCAACTTCTCAAGCCGAGTGCACGGCGGAAGAAGCTTACAAATGGACCAAG GGTCGTGCAATATTTGCAAGTGGAAGCCCATTTGACCCTGTTGAGTATAACGGCAAAACATTCACGCCTGGCcag GCAAACAACTGCTACATCTTCCCGGGTCTCGGTCTTGGTTTGATCATGTCTGGTGCTATTCGTGTCCGTGATGACATGCTTCTAGCAGCTT CAGAAGCACTAGCCTCCCAAGTGACGGAAGAGAATTTTGCGAACGGATTGATCTATCCGCCTTTTGCGAACATCAGGAAGATATCTGCTAACATTGCAGCCAGTGTGGGAGACAAAACCTACGAACTCG GACTGGCATCGAACCTGCCTCGTCCTAAGAACCTCCTGAAGATGGCAGAGAGCTGCATGTACAGCCCTGTCTACAGAAACTTCCGTTAA